A window of the Scandinavium goeteborgense genome harbors these coding sequences:
- a CDS encoding EAL domain-containing protein produces the protein MFVSTGMDDTIRYTGERLIQSSGDNVVQTLEDYMDLPTVTNQLFARTFENSDLDALNATQVTETLKKLIKTNLFGHVSVDRMSFTTPDGNYVAFNRLDVNGKKIISMEKTTGDAHNILNVYEGSTEYSRIVNTVYDFNKLVQPWLEQVTQGGTSSWSKVYERAYNHSDRMLSYRTPVYNRAGKLLGVVSSDILPDSMSRYVCEVLPFKDNTILITGRHNNIVSSSEMPISPALMQQEVAASAKEHHQAKGKKLSTDELRKLLTPEILERSTQPNSPAEITTDTGDKYFVHSIKYGSSDRLIQGHVLLITSKDSLSGNIKKTIITFAIKILILFAIMYLIAALILRNFFSPLNNIISKTKDLLNMQWKPEENKRLFPEVATLDTSFFRLSHELAARTEKHRKLVEEDRLTGLPTRAGMLSKPEAYEGKNLFARIHLSNAANISRVMGLEYSGRFLRSFVSRMQNALPGGTLLCRDDYGSFLAIFPEVYEEKDLTFFEDILHSLFLDIKSDGDADTERYCFIGNSGLFFGRMTQERMPEVILNSGIAVQHAEKIGNGESLVFMQEMQEQGLENIRLHEKLQHAIANNEFHMVMQPIINLNHQDSCNEGECLIRWQTPDEGFISPIKFISLAEESGLIIPIGRWVIAESCKQLAKFIARGGPKDFKLHVNISAMQLQQPDFTSHLFTCIQENELMNGNICVEITESTLMKHTDQIVDTLKYLRRLGVSVAIDDFGSGYSSLSYLHSFPFDCLKIDRTFVSDILTNEKNAAVVSSVLTLAKSFNVPLVAEGVETLEMVEKLQEMGCELVQGYYFSRPLPFDDFSATVNRG, from the coding sequence ATGTTTGTCAGCACCGGCATGGATGACACCATCCGCTATACCGGCGAGAGGCTCATTCAGTCCAGCGGGGATAATGTCGTGCAAACGCTGGAAGACTATATGGATCTTCCGACCGTCACTAACCAGCTTTTTGCGCGTACCTTCGAGAACAGCGATCTCGATGCATTAAACGCCACACAGGTTACTGAAACATTAAAAAAGCTAATCAAAACCAATCTGTTTGGTCATGTCTCGGTCGACAGGATGTCCTTCACCACGCCTGACGGGAATTATGTCGCGTTCAATCGCCTTGATGTTAATGGCAAAAAAATCATTAGCATGGAGAAGACGACCGGAGACGCGCATAACATACTGAACGTCTATGAAGGGTCGACGGAATACTCTCGGATTGTGAATACGGTTTATGATTTTAATAAACTCGTGCAACCGTGGCTGGAGCAAGTCACACAAGGCGGAACGTCGAGTTGGTCAAAAGTCTATGAACGCGCTTACAACCACAGTGACAGAATGCTGTCGTACAGAACGCCAGTGTATAACCGTGCCGGAAAACTCTTGGGGGTCGTTTCCTCTGATATTCTTCCCGATAGCATGAGCCGCTACGTCTGTGAAGTTTTGCCTTTCAAAGACAACACCATACTGATAACGGGTCGACATAATAATATTGTCTCGTCGTCAGAAATGCCCATTTCCCCTGCGCTTATGCAGCAGGAGGTGGCAGCTTCTGCGAAGGAACATCACCAGGCCAAAGGGAAGAAGCTTTCAACCGATGAACTGCGCAAACTGTTAACGCCAGAGATCCTTGAGCGAAGCACCCAGCCAAATAGCCCGGCCGAGATAACCACGGATACCGGCGACAAGTATTTCGTCCATTCGATAAAATATGGCAGTTCAGATCGCCTGATACAGGGCCATGTGCTGCTGATCACCTCGAAAGATTCGCTCTCGGGCAACATCAAGAAAACGATTATCACGTTTGCGATCAAGATATTGATCCTTTTCGCCATTATGTATCTGATTGCGGCTCTGATCCTGCGTAATTTCTTCAGCCCACTGAACAATATCATCAGTAAAACCAAAGACCTGCTCAATATGCAGTGGAAGCCGGAAGAGAATAAACGCCTCTTCCCGGAAGTGGCGACACTGGACACCAGTTTCTTCAGATTATCCCATGAGCTGGCGGCCCGCACCGAAAAGCACCGCAAGCTGGTTGAAGAGGACAGGCTGACGGGCCTGCCAACTCGCGCCGGGATGCTCAGTAAGCCTGAAGCTTATGAAGGTAAAAACCTGTTTGCTCGTATCCACCTCAGCAATGCCGCAAATATTTCCCGAGTGATGGGGCTTGAGTATTCCGGCCGCTTCCTGCGCAGCTTCGTCAGCCGGATGCAGAATGCACTTCCAGGTGGAACCCTGTTGTGCCGTGATGACTACGGCAGTTTCCTGGCGATATTCCCTGAAGTTTACGAAGAAAAGGATTTAACCTTCTTCGAAGATATTCTGCATTCCCTTTTCCTGGATATTAAATCTGATGGCGATGCGGATACGGAGCGTTACTGCTTTATCGGCAATTCAGGATTGTTCTTTGGTCGTATGACTCAGGAACGTATGCCGGAAGTGATTTTGAATTCCGGGATAGCGGTGCAGCACGCGGAAAAGATTGGTAACGGTGAGTCGCTGGTCTTTATGCAGGAAATGCAGGAACAAGGGCTAGAGAATATTCGTCTGCATGAAAAATTACAGCATGCTATCGCCAACAACGAATTCCATATGGTCATGCAGCCGATCATCAACCTGAATCACCAGGATAGCTGCAATGAAGGTGAGTGTCTGATTCGCTGGCAAACGCCGGACGAAGGGTTTATCTCGCCCATCAAGTTCATTAGTCTGGCCGAAGAGTCGGGGCTGATCATTCCGATTGGGCGTTGGGTTATTGCCGAATCCTGTAAGCAGCTGGCGAAGTTTATTGCGCGCGGGGGGCCGAAAGATTTCAAACTGCACGTCAATATTTCAGCCATGCAGCTGCAGCAACCTGATTTTACCTCGCATTTGTTCACCTGTATTCAGGAAAACGAGCTGATGAACGGCAACATCTGCGTGGAAATCACCGAAAGTACGCTGATGAAACACACCGACCAGATTGTCGACACGCTGAAGTATCTGCGCCGTTTGGGCGTGAGCGTGGCGATTGATGATTTTGGCTCTGGCTATTCGAGCCTCTCTTATCTGCACTCATTCCCGTTCGACTGTCTGAAAATCGATAGAACGTTTGTCTCTGATATTTTAACCAATGAGAAGAATGCGGCGGTGGTTTCGTCGGTGCTGACGCTTGCCAAAAGCTTTAACGTACCGCTGGTGGCTGAAGGTGTTGAAACGCTGGAGATGGTTGAGAAGCTTCAGGAAATGGGATGTGAACTGGTGCAGGGATACTACTTCTCCAGGCCACTTCCCTTTGATGACTTTTCGGCAACGGTGAATCGCGGCTGA
- a CDS encoding helix-turn-helix domain-containing protein, with amino-acid sequence MQANFENIHHYYKSLELGRYIDDISIGGDVFTLAPTDCVKLHSGFIYIVLNGSVAISHKDNELTVGNTIEYMPIGLMEEYCPLLRFEYKCMTPVTAVKISCEKFMALFYQSPEHMSVLSKILVFMTIFSLELLAERKQLTSYQTIKPMLHRYLYRARTFENEKEGLANFIMRRTKLSRTHVFRVLADLKEGGYITMEKGKLISIDKTLPEEY; translated from the coding sequence ATGCAAGCCAATTTTGAGAATATCCACCATTATTATAAGTCGCTGGAATTAGGGCGCTATATTGATGATATTAGTATTGGTGGTGATGTTTTTACACTGGCACCTACTGACTGTGTCAAACTCCATTCCGGCTTTATTTATATTGTTCTTAATGGCTCAGTGGCTATTTCGCACAAAGATAATGAACTGACTGTGGGCAACACCATTGAATATATGCCTATCGGATTGATGGAAGAGTACTGTCCGCTTTTACGTTTTGAATATAAGTGCATGACGCCCGTGACTGCCGTGAAAATATCGTGTGAAAAATTCATGGCACTCTTTTATCAGAGCCCGGAACACATGAGTGTGTTGTCAAAGATACTGGTTTTCATGACCATATTTTCCCTCGAATTGCTGGCGGAAAGAAAACAGCTAACCAGTTATCAAACCATCAAACCGATGCTGCATCGCTATCTCTACCGGGCACGGACGTTTGAGAACGAAAAGGAAGGGCTGGCGAATTTCATTATGCGGCGCACCAAGCTCTCCCGAACGCATGTGTTCCGTGTACTCGCCGATCTCAAAGAAGGTGGATACATCACGATGGAAAAAGGAAAGTTGATTTCCATAGATAAAACGCTGCCGGAAGAGTATTAA
- a CDS encoding alkyl/aryl-sulfatase, whose amino-acid sequence MRLNMIARSLAVAGLLTTLSVTAATQAPTNDATAATKQANEALYSKLPFSDNTDFTNAHKGFIAALPQQVIKGEKGNTVWDPQHYAFIKEGDKAPDTVNPSLWRQSQLINIGGLFEVTDGVYQIRNLDLSNMTIIEGKTGITVIDPLVSAETAKVGMDLYYQNRGKKPVVAVIFTHSHVDHYGGVRGVVDQADVKSGKVKIYAPQGFMGAAVDENIMAGNAMSRRASYMYGNLLPADAKGQVGAGLGTTTSAGTVTLLAPTDYITHTGQEEVIDGLTYDFMMAPGSEAPSEMLWYVKEKKMIEAAEDVTHTLHNTYSLRGAKIRDPLAWSKYINAAIDRWGNDAEIIIAQHHWPTWGKDNVVNLMKGQRDMYRYINDQTLRMANEGLTRDEIAANFKLPETLEKTWASRGYYGSVSHDVKATYVFYLGWFDGNPATLDELPPAEAAKKYVEYMGGADNILQKAKADYDQGNYRWVAQVVSKVVFADPSNKAALNLEADALEQMGYQAESGPWRNFYLSGAKELRNGVVKAATPNTASPDTVRAMTPEMFFDYMAVHINGEKAANAHVTLNVDFGDQGGKYKLELENGVLNHTPNAQADKADATITLSRDTLDRIVLKEETLQQAKDKGDLKITGDANKLTELMSYMDKFEFWFNIVTP is encoded by the coding sequence ATGAGATTGAATATGATTGCCAGGAGTCTGGCTGTCGCGGGGTTACTGACTACACTGTCGGTGACTGCGGCAACCCAGGCCCCGACCAATGATGCCACTGCGGCAACCAAACAGGCAAACGAAGCGCTTTACAGCAAACTGCCTTTCTCCGATAACACCGACTTTACCAATGCGCATAAGGGCTTCATTGCTGCTCTGCCGCAACAGGTCATTAAAGGAGAGAAAGGCAATACTGTCTGGGATCCTCAGCATTATGCCTTTATTAAAGAAGGCGACAAAGCACCAGACACGGTTAACCCGAGCCTGTGGCGCCAGTCCCAACTGATCAACATCGGCGGCCTGTTTGAAGTCACCGACGGTGTTTATCAGATTCGTAACCTTGACCTGTCAAACATGACGATCATTGAAGGTAAAACCGGGATTACCGTTATCGACCCGCTGGTTTCTGCAGAAACGGCTAAAGTCGGTATGGACCTGTATTATCAGAATCGCGGTAAAAAACCTGTCGTTGCAGTTATTTTCACCCACAGCCACGTTGACCACTACGGCGGCGTTCGCGGTGTCGTTGACCAGGCTGATGTCAAATCCGGCAAAGTTAAAATCTATGCGCCACAAGGCTTCATGGGTGCGGCTGTAGATGAAAATATCATGGCGGGTAATGCCATGAGCCGTCGTGCAAGCTACATGTACGGTAACCTGCTGCCGGCTGATGCCAAAGGTCAGGTTGGCGCGGGTCTCGGGACGACGACTTCCGCAGGTACAGTGACACTGCTGGCACCGACGGATTACATCACCCATACCGGTCAGGAAGAAGTTATCGATGGTCTGACTTACGACTTTATGATGGCCCCAGGTTCTGAAGCACCTTCAGAAATGCTGTGGTACGTCAAAGAGAAGAAGATGATCGAAGCGGCAGAGGATGTGACTCACACCCTGCACAACACCTATTCTCTGCGTGGTGCGAAAATCCGCGATCCGCTGGCATGGTCTAAATACATCAATGCCGCTATTGATCGCTGGGGCAATGATGCCGAAATCATTATCGCTCAGCACCATTGGCCGACCTGGGGTAAAGATAACGTCGTCAACCTGATGAAAGGTCAGCGCGACATGTATCGTTATATCAATGACCAGACGCTGCGAATGGCGAACGAAGGTCTGACCCGTGACGAAATCGCCGCTAACTTTAAGCTGCCAGAAACTCTCGAGAAGACCTGGGCCAGCCGTGGTTACTACGGTTCAGTCAGCCACGACGTGAAAGCCACCTACGTGTTCTATCTCGGCTGGTTCGATGGCAACCCGGCAACCCTGGATGAACTGCCACCGGCAGAAGCGGCGAAGAAATACGTCGAGTACATGGGCGGCGCGGATAACATCCTGCAAAAAGCCAAAGCGGATTACGACCAGGGTAACTACCGTTGGGTCGCACAGGTTGTGAGTAAAGTTGTGTTTGCCGATCCGTCAAACAAAGCGGCGCTTAATCTGGAAGCCGATGCGCTTGAGCAGATGGGTTATCAGGCAGAATCTGGCCCATGGCGTAACTTCTACCTGTCAGGTGCCAAAGAGCTGCGTAACGGGGTTGTCAAAGCGGCAACACCAAATACCGCAAGCCCGGATACCGTCCGTGCAATGACGCCGGAAATGTTCTTCGATTATATGGCAGTTCATATTAACGGTGAAAAAGCGGCGAATGCGCATGTGACACTTAACGTCGACTTCGGTGATCAGGGCGGGAAATACAAGCTTGAGCTGGAAAACGGTGTGCTTAACCACACGCCAAACGCTCAGGCCGATAAAGCCGATGCCACCATCACGCTTTCCCGCGATACGCTGGACCGTATTGTGCTGAAAGAAGAGACGCTGCAGCAGGCTAAAGACAAAGGTGACTTGAAAATCACCGGCGATGCCAACAAGCTGACTGAGTTGATGAGTTATATGGACAAGTTCGAATTCTGGTTTAACATCGTTACGCCATAA
- a CDS encoding transporter: MTTNKIALTAIAFGMATNALAADNSAELAKKLNNPISNLISVPFQYDYDKDVGSSKGSRNLLNIQPVMPIDFSDDAIIISRTIIPVVSERNVTPGSGIQTAVGDITQSFWYSPKKKTSNGYIWGLGPVLTIPTGSSLSSKSWGAGPTAIVLKQQGPWTYGALVNHIWDYAGKSNRTHTSQTLLQPFASYTWPTATSLVMNTESTYDWRESEWSVPVNLMVNQVVKVGGQIMQFGTGVRYWAVSDDDHGPAGWGLRLNVTFLFPQK; encoded by the coding sequence ATGACCACAAATAAAATAGCACTGACTGCAATAGCTTTCGGGATGGCCACTAACGCATTGGCTGCTGACAATAGTGCGGAATTAGCCAAGAAACTTAATAACCCTATATCTAATCTGATCAGTGTGCCATTTCAGTATGACTATGATAAGGACGTTGGCTCGAGTAAAGGTTCAAGAAACCTTCTCAATATACAGCCCGTTATGCCCATCGATTTTTCGGATGATGCGATAATCATTAGTCGAACGATTATCCCGGTGGTCAGTGAAAGGAATGTGACGCCTGGCAGTGGAATACAAACCGCTGTGGGGGATATTACTCAAAGCTTTTGGTACTCACCGAAGAAAAAAACATCGAATGGTTACATTTGGGGTCTGGGGCCGGTGCTGACCATTCCTACTGGTTCTTCGTTATCCAGCAAAAGCTGGGGGGCGGGGCCAACCGCAATCGTGCTCAAGCAACAAGGGCCATGGACCTACGGCGCGCTGGTTAACCATATCTGGGATTACGCAGGAAAAAGTAATCGTACACATACCAGCCAGACTTTACTTCAACCGTTTGCAAGCTATACGTGGCCAACGGCGACTTCCCTCGTCATGAATACAGAATCGACTTATGACTGGCGCGAAAGTGAGTGGAGTGTGCCGGTTAACCTGATGGTGAATCAGGTGGTTAAGGTCGGTGGGCAAATAATGCAGTTCGGTACCGGGGTGAGATATTGGGCGGTCAGTGATGATGATCACGGCCCAGCAGGATGGGGTTTACGACTGAATGTGACATTCCTGTTCCCGCAAAAATAA
- a CDS encoding TetR/AcrR family transcriptional regulator, with amino-acid sequence MARPFSEEKRRAILESSARIISEQGLSATTAFIAKEAGISTGSLFTYFSDKNSLLNQLYLDIKAEVAAALMHKFPFNASLNDRSYHVWTCYITWAVRHPEKHSAVQQLHLSKILNAQTRVIAETLFESVYYLLRELSKAEIYGGEGFISAFMASLLDITVTSILEYPDKTVEYTESGFGLFWRALDV; translated from the coding sequence ATGGCCAGACCATTTAGTGAGGAGAAGCGCAGGGCTATTCTGGAATCATCCGCACGGATTATTTCGGAGCAGGGACTCAGCGCGACCACGGCGTTTATTGCGAAAGAAGCGGGAATATCAACCGGTTCATTATTTACTTACTTCTCGGATAAAAATTCTCTGCTAAACCAGCTATACCTCGATATTAAAGCGGAAGTCGCCGCTGCGCTTATGCATAAGTTCCCCTTCAATGCTTCATTAAATGACAGGTCCTATCATGTCTGGACGTGCTATATCACCTGGGCTGTCAGGCATCCTGAAAAGCACAGTGCAGTGCAACAACTTCATTTATCGAAAATTCTTAACGCGCAGACCCGAGTCATAGCGGAAACGCTCTTTGAAAGCGTGTATTACCTATTACGTGAGCTCAGTAAAGCGGAGATATACGGAGGGGAGGGGTTCATCTCTGCCTTCATGGCATCTTTGTTGGACATTACTGTCACTTCCATACTGGAATACCCCGATAAAACCGTAGAGTACACAGAGAGTGGGTTTGGTCTTTTTTGGCGCGCGCTCGACGTTTGA
- a CDS encoding YagU family protein — translation MDFLKRTKAEARNYGVALWAGFLGGNLSSFVKWGTENPMPPRTADRAIPPAEMLQDVGLKVNEMVYHYSGHIVNWGVAGIHHMFSIGFAMFYCLVAEVFPAIKLWQGAAFAILVTIGFHGVMLPVFHWAPPLWQLPFDELFSETLGHILWMWAIEIVRRDIRNRITKKPDPEFQ, via the coding sequence ATGGATTTTTTGAAGAGAACCAAGGCTGAAGCGCGAAACTATGGCGTCGCGCTATGGGCCGGCTTTTTAGGCGGGAACTTATCGAGTTTCGTGAAGTGGGGGACTGAAAACCCTATGCCTCCGCGTACTGCAGATCGAGCAATCCCACCGGCAGAAATGCTTCAGGACGTCGGGTTGAAGGTCAATGAAATGGTCTACCACTACTCTGGACACATTGTGAACTGGGGCGTGGCAGGCATCCACCATATGTTCTCAATTGGCTTTGCTATGTTTTATTGCCTCGTTGCAGAGGTCTTCCCGGCAATCAAACTCTGGCAGGGGGCTGCATTTGCCATACTCGTAACAATTGGGTTCCATGGTGTGATGCTGCCGGTATTCCATTGGGCTCCGCCACTATGGCAATTACCTTTCGATGAGCTTTTCTCAGAAACGCTTGGCCATATTCTTTGGATGTGGGCCATTGAGATTGTGCGACGTGATATTCGTAATCGCATTACGAAAAAACCGGACCCCGAGTTTCAGTGA